One part of the Phragmites australis chromosome 3, lpPhrAust1.1, whole genome shotgun sequence genome encodes these proteins:
- the LOC133911966 gene encoding leucine-rich repeat receptor-like serine/threonine-protein kinase BAM1, protein MASSMATASTLLLPVFLLLTIVTHSNAADSSSSSPEAAALLNLSAALTDPSGYLSTHWTPDTPLCSWPRVSCDTADKRVLSLDLSGLNLSGPIPAAALASLPHLLSLNLSNNILNSNFPDEIISSLKSLHVLDLYNNNLTGPLPAALPNLTDLVHLHLGGNFFSGSIPRSYGQWSRIRYLALSGNELTGEIPPELGNLTTLRELYLGYFNSFTGGIPPELGRLRALVRLDMASCGISGGIPPEVANLTSLDTLFLQINALAGRFPPEIGAMGALKSLDLSNNLFVGEIPASFALLKNLTLLNLFRNRLAGEIPEFVGDLPNLEVLQLWENNFTGGIPANLGVAATRLRIVDVSTNRLTGILPSELCAGERLETFIALGNSLFGGIPDGLAGCPSLTRIRLGENYLNGTIPAKLFTLPNLTQIELHDNLLSGELRLAAGKVSSSIGELSLFNNRLSGQVPEGIGGLVGLQKLLVAGNRLSGELPLEIGKLQQLSKADLSGNLISHEVPPAIGRCRLLTFLDLSGNKFSGRIPPELAGLRILNYLNVSHNALEGEIPPAIAGMQSLTAVDFSYNNLSGEVPATGQFAYFNATSFEGNTGLCGAFLSPCRSHGVATSGFGSLSSSSKLLLVLGLLALSIIFAGGAVLKARSMKRSAEARAWRLTAFQRLDFAVDDVLDCLKEENVIGKGGSGIVYKGAMPGSAVVAVKRLPAIGRPGAAHDDYGFSAEIQTLGSIRHRHIVRLLGFVANRETNLLVYEYMPNGSLGEVLHGKKGGHLQWATRYKIAVEAAKGLCYLHHDCSPPILHRDVKSNNILLDADFEAHVADFGLAKFLRGNAGGSECMSAIAGSYGYIAPEYAYTLKVDEKSDVYSFGVVLLELITGRKPVGEFGDGVDIVHWVRVVTGSSKEGVMKIADPRLSTVPLYEMTHVFYVAMLCVAEQSVERPTMREVVQILTDMPGSTSTSIDIMDTKIDGSPEKPQQDGPHDSPPQQDLLSI, encoded by the exons ATGGCGTCCTCCATGGCCACCGCTTCCACGCTTCTCCTCCCCGTCTTCCTGCTCCTCACCATCGTCACCCACTCCAACGCCGCCGActcatcgtcctcctccccggaaGCGGCCGCACTCCTCAACCTCTCGGCCGCGCTCACTGACCCCTCAGGCTACCTCTCTACGCACTGGACTCCCGACACCCCGCTCTGCTCGTGGCCGCGCGTGTCCTGCGACACCGCCGACAAACGCGTCCTCTCCCTCGACCTTTCTGGACTCAACCTCTCCGGCCCCATCCCAGCCGCCGCGCTCGCCTCCCTCCCGCACCTCCTGTCgctgaacctctccaacaacatCCTCAACTCCAACTTCCCCGACGAGATCATCTCCTCACTTAAGAGCCTTCACGTTCTCGACCTGTACAACAATAACCTCACCGGTCCGCTCCCGGCAGCGCTTCCCAACCTCACCGACCTTGTCCACCTCCACCTCGGCGGCAATTTCTTCTCCGGCAGCATCCCGAGGTCGTACGGCCAGTGGAGCCGTATCCGGTACCTGGCTCTCTCCGGCAATGAGCTCACCGGGGAgataccgccggagctcggcaACCTGACGACATTGAGAGAGTTGTACCTCGGCTACTTCAACAGCTTCACCGGTGGgataccgccggagctcgggaGGCTGCGGGCGCTCGTCCGGCTCGATATGGCGAGCTGCGGCATCTCCGGGGGGATCCCGCCGGAGGTGGCGAACCTGACGTCGCTCGACACTCTGTTTCTTCAGATCAACGCCTTGGCTGGGAGGTTCCCACCGGAGATTGGCGCAATGGGGGCGCTGAAATCGCTCGACCTGTCGAACAACTTGTTCGTCGGGGAGATCCCCGCGAGCTTCGCGTTGCTGAAGAACTTGACTCTGCTAAACCTCTTCAGGAATCGCCTCGCTGGCGAGATTCCCGAGTTCGTCGGCGACTTGCCGAACCTCGAGGTGCTACAGCTGTGGGAGAACAACTTCACAGGCGGGATACCTGCGAACCTCGGCGTGGCGGCGACCAGGCTGAGGATCGTCGATGTGAGCACAAACAGGCTCACAGGCATTCTGCCATCCGAGTTGTGCGCCGGCGAGCGGCTGGAGACGTTCATCGCGCTGGGGAATTCGCTGTTCGGCGGCATTCCGGACGGGCTCGCGGGGTGCCCGTCGCTGACGAGGATTCGGCTGGGAGAGAATTATCTCAACGGGACGATACCAGCCAAGCTGTTCACGTTGCCGAACCTGACGCAGATAGAGCTGCACGACAACCTTCTCTCAGGCGAGCTCCGGCTGGCCGCCGGAAAGGTGTCGTCGTCGATCGGGGAGCTGAGCCTGTTCAACAATCGACTGTCCGGCCAGGTTCCGGAGGGCATCGGCGGGCTTGTGGGGCTGCAGAAGCTGCTAGTCGCCGGGAACAGGTTGTCCGGCGAGCTTCCGCTGGAGATTGGCAAGCTACAACAACTCTCAAAGGCGGACCTTTCCGGGAACCTGATATCCCACGAGGTTCCCCCGGCAATTGGCAGGTGCCGGCTGCTCACCTTCCTCGACCTCTCGGGCAACAAGTTCTCCGGTCGCATCCCGCCGGAGCTTGCCGGCCTCCGCATCCTCAATTACCTCAACGTGTCCCACAACGCGCTCGAAGGGGAGATTCCGCCTGCCATCGCCGGAATGCAGAGCCTAACAGCCGTCGACTTCTCGTACAACAACCTCTCTGGCGAGGTCCCGGCCACCGGCCAGTTCGCCTACTTCAACGCCACCTCGTTCGAAGGGAACACTGGCCTCTGCGGCGCGTTCCTCTCCCCGTGCCGCTCCCACGGCGTCGCGACGTCGGGCTTCGGCTCCCTTTCGTCGTCCTCGAAGCTTCTCCTCGTGCTCGGCCTGCTCGCGCTATCCATCATCTTCGCGGGCGGGGCCGTGCTGAAGGCGCGGTCGATGAAGCGCTCCGCCGAGGCTCGCGCGTGGCGTCTCACGGCGTTCCAGCGGCTCGACTTCGCCGTGGACGATGTGCTCGACTGCCTCAAGGAGGAGAACGTGATCGGCAAGGGCGGGTCCGGGATCGTGTACAAGGGCGCGATGCCGGGGAGCGCGGTGGTGGCCGTGAAGCGGCTCCCGGCCATCGGGCGACCCGGCGCCGCGCACGACGACTACGGCTTCTCGGCGGAGATACAGACGCTGGGGAGCATCCGGCACCGCCACATCGTGCGGCTGCTCGGGTTCGTGGCCAACCGGGAGACCAACCTGCTGGTGTACGAGTACATGCCGAACGGTAGCCTCGGCGAGGTGCTCCACGGCAAGAAGGGCGGCCACCTGCAGTGGGCCACGCGGTACAAGATCGCCGTGGAGGCGGCCAAGGGCCTCTGCTACCTGCACCACGACTGCTCGCCGCCAATACTGCACCGCGACGTCAAGTCCAACAacatcctcctcgacgccgacTTCGAGGCGCACGTCGCCGACTTTGGCCTCGCCAAGTTCCTCCGCGGCAACGCCGGCGGCTCCGAGTGCATGTCCGCCATCGCCGGCTCCTACGGCTACATTGCTCCTG AGTACGCCTACACACTCAAGGTTGACGAGAAGAGTGATGTCTACAGCTTCGGAGTTGTGTTACTTGAACTCATCACAGGTCGGAAGCCGGTTGGGGAGTTTGGCGACGGTGTTGACATCGTGCATTGGGTGCGGGTGGTGACCGGGTCAAGCAAGGAGGGCGTGATGAAGATCGCTGATCCTCGTCTTTCGACGGTGCCCCTCTACGAGATGACCCATGTCTTCTATGTAGCAATGCTCTGCGTCGCCGAGCAAAGCGTCGAACGGCCCACGATGCGGGAGGTCGTGCAGATACTGACTGACATGCCCGGATCGACATCCACATCAATTGACATCATGGACACCAAGATAGATGGAAGCCCAGAGAAGCCGCAGCAGGATGGGCCACACGACTCCCCGCCTCAGCAAGATCTTCTTAGTATCTAG
- the LOC133911968 gene encoding uncharacterized protein LOC133911968, whose protein sequence is MSDLGARPLPTAAEVVGRLKDDGDFDALRRAIVRKVKDNEVLRNTIISEVKQSLVLKEDGSEKLKLKDLSDAIYQDIGSKIMGQISDEVWNVIQSNETDIRGTVEAVYNRIVNPKKDPDPSSKKLKRNGKEEQVLAAKTPTAAAVEVEDDDPEEPPGFGFSNTQRNNTTATTAQQQQQPSNLENHNEVKPNGDEPVIGSSGVCDDEDPDVPPGFG, encoded by the exons ATGAGCGATCTCGGTGCGCGGCCGCTGCCGACGGCGGCAGAGGTGGTGGGGCGCCTCAAGGACGACGGAGACTTCGACGCCCTCCGCCGAGCCATCGTCCGCAAGGTCAAGGACAAC GAGGTGCTACGCAACACCATCATCTCAGAGGTAAAGCAGTCTTTGGTACTAAAAGAAGATGGATCCGAGAAGTTAAAACTAAAAGACCTTTCTGATGCAATTTATCAAGATATTGG GAGCAAAATAATGGGTCAAATCTCGGATGAGGTATGGAATGTCATCCAGTCCAATGAAACTGATATACGGGGAACTGTGGAAGCTGTCTACAATAGGATCGTGAACCCTAAAAAGGACCCTGATCCTTCTTCCAAGAAGCTGAAGAGGAATGGCAAAGAGGAACAAGTTTTGGCAGCAAAAACACCAACTGCTGCTGCAGTTGAGGTGGAAGATGATGATCCGGAGGAACCGCCAGGATTTGGTTTCAGTAATACTCAGCGTAATAATACCACAGCAACGACAgcgcagcaacagcagcagccctCAAATTTGGAAAATCATAATGAAGTTAAGCCAAATGGAGATGAGCCTGTTATTGGCAGCTCAGGGGTTTGTGATGATGAGGATCCTGATGTGCCCCCTGGATTTGGTTAA